The genomic window GTATTTACTGGCAGCAAATTACGTGGTCTATGTGAATTGATTTCGGAATGTGGTACTCAAACTATGGATCATTATTCTGAAATGTGTcgccaaaaacaaaataatgtattaaaaattgattttttggatGCTTGTACACGATTTACGAATGACGTGATTGCATCTGTGGCATTTGGTATAAAAGTTAATTCTTTAACTCATCCAAATAATGAATTCTTTAATGCTGGTCATGAAATTTCGAAATTCGCAACATGgcgtatgtttttaatttttaaatttccaagcTTATGCAAGGTAAATTgattttcttctaaaaatagGTACAATAGGTACCAactcaatttgtatttttttttagatttttaaaatccGTTTCGCACCTAATTATGTCTAtgacttttttacaaatataacgGAAAGTACACTTCGCGCTCGAAAAGAGCAAAATATTATGCGctatgatataatttatttgttaacagAAGCTCAAAAGGAACAAATTAAGAACGATCCTTCATCGAAAAACAGTATGTATACCTACAGTGTCCAAAATTATCGCTAAGAACAGCTGAGTGTTATAGATAAGACAATtcgacaaaaaaatcaaatttatactTAAATCTTAAAGAGAAATggtaatataaaaagtaaaagaaaaaatatataaaaggtaCTTTCTAGTGAGAATTTTATCCTCTCTATTTCACTTTGCTCTTCAATTGTGAGGATTTTAGAAACCcccatttagaaaaaaattattgaaatctctTACTGTTATTTTTAGTACTTACAACCGAAGATATTACTTCCCAAGTAGTTATCTTCTTTTTAGCTGGCTACGCCAATGTAGCAATAATAATGGCATTTGCAGCTTATGAATTGGCTTTACAACCAGACTTACAAAAGCGATTGCAAAAGGAAATCGATAccgttttaaaagaaaataatgggAAATTAGACTATGAAgtaataaaatcgatgaaatTCTTAGACATGGTTGTTAcaggtaataaaataattacaaaaccaTGTCCTTAACTTTGATGTAATTTCATTCTAaagtttttttcatagaatatttATAAGCTCTAATCTAGAGAGACAAGGAATcttattgttcaaaaaaatacGATTATATAGGgtttgtattcaatttttataaaaaccaaattaatcCAAATAGATTTGGTAAATACAATATATGGGAATACAATCTTCCTATAAACACACCCTAGGAAAACTAAATAACTAATGTTGAACATTTTTCTCCAACTCATATGGTTCACTGATTTTAATTTACTGAATTAACTTTTACAGAAACATTACGAAAGTGGCCACCTTCAGCAGCTTTAGATCGGCAATGCAacaaatcatttgaaattaatacTAATAACAATGAAACAATAAATGTTAAACCAggtatgataataaatataccgGTTATGGGATTACATTATGATCCAAAATACTACCCAAATCCTGAAAAGTTTGATCCAGAACGatttaatgatgaaaataaagCCAAATTAAATCCATACACATATTTACCATTTGGTTATGGGCCACGTGTTTGTATTggtaatataattgtttttaatttcttgttgGATTATGAAAAATAGGTAGATAACTTGGATTCTTTTTTTAGCTAGTCGTTTTGTGatattagaaacaaaaatgtttttgatacaGTTATTATCAAAGTTTAATGTCGTGGTCACAGAAAAGACACCAATACCGATCCGCTTAGTACGGGGAAGTATTTTAAAACCGGACACTGATTTTGGTCTGGGACTACAAttaagacaataatttttttatgtatgtaaatgtatccattttaaaataaagaaataaaatctaaaaagaagTTTTCTTTTATCATATAATCGTTTGAATTCGAAAGAAAATTTGAGATTTATAATagaaatacagaaaaaattacgaaaacgGTAACTTTTACATTCGGATTCTACTAAAAGTTATCTACATCAAATTTGAAGCAGAAAGATTTACCCCCTAAACCATGAGAAAAGATATTCTTGCAGAAGCTACGCTTAATAGTgccataaaaaataagaaagggACTAATCAACacatcttaaaatatataataaaatttgccaaaagagtttatataaaatgagaatatatattataccttaaagaaaaattgccttatttcaaaataaattagcCTTATCGTACCTCTAAActgtcaatgaatttttttacgaaaCCCAATCAGAGGCGTTCTAGAATCTGGGGATACGTGTGTAAACAATAATGCCGCAATATTGCATCTTAACAAGTGCGCTTATCCTCAAAGTAAAATCGCATCTTGGAAGCCAAATCAATTCATAGGTCCAATATGTAAAATTACGCGTATTTGTtgctttcaataaaatgttaccATCATTTTCGATATAGGCTAATAACTGACCTAAGTCTATTCGTGGTAGAATGACAAGACCCGTTTATCGTAGTCAAATTTATCCTTTTTGGAAGAATTGTCGCCAAATTGACAAACAATTTTGGAAAACCCCATTGTTCCGGTCCTTTGATTGGGTTAAAAGTcaatgaattattgaaaaaaagagtTATTAGCCTAAATTACTTTCTCTAGTGATTTTTGATTAATGAGCCCCTTATTACTGAagcgaaaataaataatatagtatttttgtatcatagggtaagatgtagcaTCTGCGAATCCTGAATCTGGAGagaatttgtattgtttttagtattttatcaaaatgtaggTAAGTTGAAAACAGGTTGTcaatgttgttttgttttcgaataaacaaaaaattaacgattGCATGTTGTAGAGGGATAAAATCGGTGTGAGTGATTCTTGGTACATTAGATCGTGATCCTTGGAATATTGCGATATTGCACCATGGAACACACTTCATGGTATGGTTCACAGGTTCTTATCGatagttagaaaaaaaaaacatagtattgaggaataaatataaacagagacaattttctttttgatatttaaaaaaaatacataattatgtaaattttgattctaggtactacaaTTTCTCATATATTTCTGCTACTAAATTCTATGAAagcaatttaaatgtattttacgcataaataaattttgaagtggtgagaataatatttataattaaaatatatattactagcaagatacccgcccgcttcactgggcttaaaagtaaaagctatcgctttatagcctccacctttcttgatctcacttatcccctttccataactctcgaagaattgttttacacagtttaaatatttgcataattttcaagtgtaaaatagtcataattcattgagtatatcagaaaagaagggcatgaattgtttgacatttactatttacgtatttttacagaaatcattaatttataataaaaaatggtgaccatagatggagcagtaaaatgtttttaaataagtttaattttttttaaatatatctttttaaattatagctcatgtgttattctgatgtatgagctataatgttgttcagtttcattcaaatctattcgGTAGTCtttgcatgaaagcgtaacaaacaaacaaacaaacatccttacttgcacatttataatatacatatttatgttatgatatttttaatagaatattttagCTCCTCTGTGGTTTTATAAAACAACAGTATCTAGAAAACCTTACAAGGTACCGCctacagaatattttaaaagtctcTAGTTGCAACTCCAGTTGCTGCTCCAATTAATGATGCCAATAGTCATACTGATAAAACCTAggtgaaaattgagaaaaatatgCGACTTTTCAAGATAAATactattttccactttttaatCACGCAAGATACCAAGTTTTAACAGTTATTCGCTAATAattcagaaaccataaattttatcGGAAAAAGTATAGTCCGTGGGACACCATGTTcctatgatttaatttttgggtGAAAAACCACAGAGAATTTCAAGATGAGCTTTAGCAGAAGTTGTTAGAATATaggtattatcaaaattaatttgatcCAACACTTTTTTTTCGGGAAAATGCACGGCAGCAATTACTAACctgaatataatacatattatcatatTCTTAATAAGTATTGCATAAACAGATTTGCAAATTCACTCGAAACAtagcaacaaaaatttatatatcaagtatactcgaaattttcgaactaaagggttataaatatatatttaataaaatttttgtgtttaaattagGGTAACGTAAGCTCTGGATATCTAGACTAATAACTTTGTGGTACTCTAACTATATTGATTACCGCCTGTGGTACTCTGTTTACTCTACACTgtcgtaaaatttatatttataaaattataataactaaatgATGTAGGTGAAAATTGAGATACTacttaattagttttaaaatgtttataagaaagatatttttatgttataaattaattaagtggTGGAATAAAGTGAAGAAAACGACGGGTAACTCCAAACGGTTAATTACTGCTACCAAACTtattataactaaaataaaatagataccTATTGAGcttataaaattgtgaaaaacgtattttttgGTATGAAAAAGCAAACATCGACGTAGTACCGCTTGAGgatagaatttttcaatttaacattATAAGTCAGTTTTACTGCTTATGATCGACTGCTTACATATTAAGCGGCATCTTGTTAGACCTTCGAACCCAATAAGGCACagtaatttcttttttgaaaacaaccagtattaattttatacatttgacATGTTTATCTCGTATTCACATAGAAGTATAGGTATTTAAATAAAGGTAACCACAAACCTTTCATTATAGTTTATTATAGTGTATCCATATACACTAATATAACTTCTGGAACAAAAGGAATTCAACATGTGTGCTAaccttttttttctctttattcataattttttcatggtGGTTGAGcgaatataaatgtattttctcagttttacaaaatttttgtaaaggaaatacctataaaacaaaacaaatgtaaTAAAGAATATGTATGACCCAGcgaaacgaaaaatattttagaatgttGCTTCCAGAACCATAAGcaggaaaaaaaacattttaaaaagtttttttattaaaataaaatcagtcATTTCTAGTGTTATAATTCGATAATGTTTAACATTTAGATAGTTAAGGAGGCAAAACCACATACACTTCGGATACCTTAATGAAATATGCAAAATCCATATCTACTAATTCATAATTAGTGTTTCACTGAGGCTACGAGGTAACCTCGACTCGCCTCGTGCCTTCGTTACGAGGACCGAGTCGAGCGAGGCTCAAAATGTTAATCCTCGTTACTAAGTGAGGTGAGGTACATTGACCCAAAAACCGAGGCGAGGCGAATTGACCCAAAAACCTCACCTGAAGTAACTTGTATATTTCGTGTTTTAAAGACatctattttctaataatttctgTTTACCTGTTTGccatattatgtatatacattcATGAAAAACAAGTCCaagttagtaaaaattttaactgggCCGGCCGAGACGCGGCTAGTCAACATTCTGATATCAACATCGGCCGAGGGAAGTGATACCAAAACCTCACCTCGCTTTGTACCTCTTGAAACATTATTCATAATTGGTACTATTCCCGTTAAATTTCTTATTCTCATTATTGCCAAAAATGAGACCAAAATCGAATTAGAAAAAAAGTGTTAACCGCCTAAAAAGTTTACGTCTTTGTATTACACAAGGAGtagaattcgaaaatttaaaacatttatgtttGGTGTACCCTACATTGGCGTTCTTTCCATTTCTAATACCTCCCGTTAAGTAGGTAtcagaatcaaaatttcacttcttcAATTCtatataccaaaaatattttaaattaaactttgaaaACTATGCATCCCAAAGGCAATTCATAGCTGTGCTTATAGTGTAGCTACGTCATTTTGATAGTATCCAAATCTCTTCATAATCTTTCTTACTccatgaataaaacaaaaatgttcaaGTACATAAATAAAACAGATGCTTTACATTTTCA from Chrysoperla carnea chromosome 2, inChrCarn1.1, whole genome shotgun sequence includes these protein-coding regions:
- the LOC123291478 gene encoding cytochrome P450 9e2-like; its protein translation is MFFIIFGIIGILVLFHVYFMKLYKYWDQNGIPTYLRYHPYIDFVRVILNKNNFHEDIIQLYNGLPDKQVYGSYPFRIPQLIVKDPDIIRNIMVKDFDHFVNHLDGFFNADPLFGKSLFALKDKKWRDMRTILSPVFTGSKLRGLCELISECGTQTMDHYSEMCRQKQNNVLKIDFLDACTRFTNDVIASVAFGIKVNSLTHPNNEFFNAGHEISKFATWRMFLIFKFPSLCKIFKIRFAPNYVYDFFTNITESTLRARKEQNIMRYDIIYLLTEAQKEQIKNDPSSKNILTTEDITSQVVIFFLAGYANVAIIMAFAAYELALQPDLQKRLQKEIDTVLKENNGKLDYEVIKSMKFLDMVVTETLRKWPPSAALDRQCNKSFEINTNNNETINVKPGMIINIPVMGLHYDPKYYPNPEKFDPERFNDENKAKLNPYTYLPFGYGPRVCIASRFVILETKMFLIQLLSKFNVVVTEKTPIPIRLVRGSILKPDTDFGLGLQLRQ